In the genome of Kitasatospora cathayae, one region contains:
- a CDS encoding NAD-dependent epimerase/dehydratase family protein, producing the protein MAASQRPGAGVVVALTGATGFIGSAVRAALAARGVPVRALVRGEPAGGGHTGDGHTVWVRGDLADRAALTELCTGAGVLLHLASRVSGGAEECAAVNDRGTAAVMAAATRAGIRRIVHLSTTAVYGEGPHAGVDVDEVPTAPVSAASRTRLLGEGRALAAGAVVLRPALVTGTGDRWVVPALAELARRVPGRWAGGDVRLSLVDRTDLARLITALALDAPAPVVGVHHAAHPEPVRSGELLAALAGLGLLPALDGPALSWEECCRLLAETRGRVSERQLSMIARDHWYRSDDVWRLATCPPGPGPLARLAGAAPWYRAALGLG; encoded by the coding sequence ATGGCGGCGTCGCAGCGGCCCGGGGCAGGGGTCGTGGTCGCACTCACCGGGGCGACCGGCTTCATCGGCTCGGCCGTACGGGCGGCCCTCGCGGCGCGCGGCGTCCCGGTGCGGGCGCTGGTGCGCGGGGAGCCCGCAGGGGGCGGGCACACCGGGGACGGGCACACCGTCTGGGTGCGCGGCGACCTCGCCGATCGGGCGGCGCTCACGGAGCTCTGTACGGGCGCCGGGGTGCTGCTCCACCTCGCTTCCCGGGTCAGCGGCGGCGCCGAGGAGTGCGCGGCGGTGAACGACCGGGGCACGGCGGCGGTGATGGCGGCGGCCACCCGGGCCGGGATCCGCCGGATCGTCCACCTGTCGACCACGGCGGTGTACGGGGAGGGCCCGCACGCGGGCGTCGACGTCGACGAGGTGCCGACCGCGCCGGTGTCCGCGGCCAGCCGCACCAGACTGCTCGGCGAGGGCCGTGCCCTGGCGGCCGGTGCCGTGGTGCTGCGCCCCGCGCTGGTCACCGGGACGGGCGACCGCTGGGTGGTGCCCGCCCTGGCCGAGCTGGCCCGGCGGGTGCCGGGCCGCTGGGCGGGCGGCGACGTCCGGCTCTCCCTGGTGGACCGGACGGACCTGGCCCGGCTGATCACCGCGCTCGCGCTGGACGCGCCGGCCCCGGTGGTGGGCGTCCACCACGCCGCCCACCCGGAGCCGGTTCGCAGTGGCGAGCTGCTCGCCGCCCTGGCCGGGCTCGGCCTGCTGCCCGCCCTGGACGGCCCGGCGCTGTCCTGGGAGGAGTGCTGCCGGCTGCTCGCGGAGACGCGGGGGAGGGTCTCCGAGCGCCAGTTGAGCATGATCGCCCGCGACCACTGGTACCGCAGCGACGACGTCTGGCGCCTGGCCACCTGCCCGCCCGGCCCGGGCCCGCTGGCCCGCCTGGCCGGAGCGGCGCCGTGGTACCGGGCGGCGCTCGGGCTTGGTTGA
- a CDS encoding YdcF family protein produces MRALFPLAVLLGGYVLLWLLGFLGCALRQRRRPVPLGADYLVVLGAALDGCEPAPALAARLDAALERFALEEAAGHAPLLLVTGGKGPHEDCTEAGAMARYLLARGVPAERIRREDRAVNTAENLRFSAALMAAERPGYRCTVVTSGFHTVRSALAARRAGAPGRVLGADGPLAHGPYQLLREAVGTALALPRANGAALLLLTGTGVVLGLA; encoded by the coding sequence ATGCGCGCCCTGTTCCCGCTCGCCGTCCTGCTCGGCGGATACGTCCTGCTCTGGCTGCTCGGCTTCCTCGGCTGCGCGCTGCGCCAGCGCCGCCGGCCGGTCCCGCTCGGCGCCGACTACCTGGTGGTCCTGGGCGCCGCGCTGGACGGCTGCGAGCCCGCGCCGGCCCTGGCGGCCCGGCTGGACGCCGCGCTGGAACGTTTCGCCCTGGAGGAGGCCGCCGGACACGCCCCGCTGCTGCTGGTGACCGGCGGCAAGGGCCCGCACGAGGACTGCACCGAGGCCGGCGCGATGGCCCGCTACCTGCTCGCCCGAGGCGTCCCGGCCGAGCGGATCCGCCGCGAGGATCGGGCCGTGAACACCGCCGAGAACCTGCGCTTCAGCGCCGCCCTGATGGCCGCCGAGCGCCCCGGCTACCGCTGCACCGTCGTCACCAGCGGCTTCCACACCGTCCGCTCCGCCCTGGCCGCCCGCCGGGCCGGCGCCCCCGGCCGGGTGCTCGGCGCGGACGGGCCGCTCGCGCACGGCCCGTACCAGCTGCTGCGCGAGGCGGTCGGCACGGCGCTCGCGCTGCCGCGCGCCAACGGCGCCGCGCTCCTGCTGCTGACCGGCACCGGAGTGGTGCTGGGACTGGCCTGA
- a CDS encoding cytochrome c oxidase assembly protein, which translates to MHHHGGMTRLGPFTLSHAWTWSPDWVFLLGGLVALALYLVGVVRLYRRGDRWPVGRVIGWVAGVASLLLVTCSGLNDYGMVLFSAHMIQHMVLSMLTPILLLLGAPITLSLRALRPAGKGRPRGPRELLVALLHSRYVRVVSHPAFTIPLFIASLYGVYFTPVFDLLMQYRLGHIFMMVHFLMTGLAFFWPIMGVDPGPHRPGHVMRIIELFMGMPFHAFFGVAVMMASHPLVSTFTVQAAPPGTDLLEDQKLAGGITWAFGEIPTAIVLIALVYQWMGSEQRKARRADRAEERSGDAELEAYNAYLASLHTRGGRPAAGGPAAPAAPVTPAADAS; encoded by the coding sequence ATGCACCACCACGGCGGGATGACCCGACTAGGCCCGTTCACCCTCTCCCACGCCTGGACCTGGTCCCCGGACTGGGTGTTCCTGCTCGGCGGCCTGGTCGCGCTGGCGCTGTACCTGGTCGGCGTGGTCCGGCTGTACCGGCGCGGCGACCGCTGGCCGGTCGGCCGGGTCATCGGCTGGGTCGCGGGCGTCGCCAGCTTGCTGCTGGTCACCTGCAGCGGGCTGAACGACTACGGCATGGTGCTGTTCAGCGCGCACATGATCCAGCACATGGTGCTGTCCATGCTGACGCCGATCCTGCTGCTGCTCGGCGCCCCGATCACCCTCTCGCTGCGCGCCCTGCGCCCGGCCGGCAAGGGACGGCCGCGCGGGCCGCGCGAGTTGCTGGTGGCGCTGCTGCACAGCCGGTACGTCCGGGTGGTCTCGCACCCGGCCTTCACCATCCCGCTGTTCATCGCGAGCCTGTACGGGGTCTACTTCACCCCGGTGTTCGACCTCCTGATGCAGTACCGGCTCGGGCACATCTTCATGATGGTCCACTTCCTCATGACCGGTCTGGCCTTCTTCTGGCCGATCATGGGCGTGGACCCGGGCCCGCACCGCCCCGGACACGTGATGCGGATCATCGAGCTGTTCATGGGGATGCCGTTCCACGCCTTCTTCGGCGTGGCGGTGATGATGGCCAGCCACCCGCTGGTCTCCACCTTCACCGTCCAGGCCGCACCGCCCGGGACGGACCTGTTGGAGGACCAGAAGCTGGCCGGCGGCATCACCTGGGCGTTCGGCGAGATCCCGACCGCGATCGTGCTGATCGCGCTGGTCTACCAGTGGATGGGCTCCGAGCAGCGGAAGGCCCGTCGCGCAGACCGCGCCGAGGAGCGCAGCGGCGACGCCGAGCTGGAGGCGTACAACGCCTACCTGGCCTCGCTGCACACCCGCGGCGGGCGCCCGGCCGCGGGCGGTCCGGCGGCCCCCGCCGCCCCGGTCACCCCGGCGGCCGACGCCAGCTGA